The Medicago truncatula cultivar Jemalong A17 chromosome 7, MtrunA17r5.0-ANR, whole genome shotgun sequence genome includes the window tgaaaactgatattgattggtacagaattggtcttagttgtaaacacgaaagttgtaggtatggatgttagctttctaatgccgttggtttgacttcaaaaggatttatagaacttgagctatggtcaaattactgcacgtaggtcacagagaagaattgtttatgattgatgaattaatatatgtatgtatatatttgtgaatacgatattgtcaatgattgatgaaaggttatatgtatatatgatgttttaagatgttaattaccatttgatgttgttatatcttgagattgtTTGTGTACTGCCATGCTGctgtttattattgattaagatgcatctgttggttaatgttgtgggaaatgttggttaatatttgattaaagttaggttttgttaattaatgggttttgagtGTAGGAATTGTTGAATTGgagttagaaatgggttctgagtgcataaaacctttcattgcatatctgtaaactaatttggggagtgaattgaggaaaaatgggatttttgggaaaaatctgcattctgcccgtacagaagttcatcgctcgcctcgcgagtagcctatgctcgccatagcgagtgaacaacttcatggctcgcctcgtgagtgatacaactcgccatggcgagtagccttgtgaaaatctggatttttaaaatgttgttataagccgtaattTGGGTAGTActatgtacctagatgattataaggatgactggagcaagttttaggtttaaaagatgattagggagcttagaattgaggtttgagtgagaaaaataacatttttcccgagagcaccatatttctgttcgcctcgaactcgccatggcgagtaccttatttcctgagctcgccatagcgagcagatgtgctcgcgaggcgagctgcccagaattttgttggtttgacttctgttgttgatggttgatttatCTTGTTGATTAAGCATGGCTTGTATGTTGGTGTATTTCTCTGGATGTTCTAATTTGGTTGTGattgatgaatggatgctggctggatgtatgcttttatttaattaagttttacatgaatgttgtaaattggagtggtgagtcatatatacatatatgcttaGGTGggattgtatgtagatatactcaagtgggtcagttgcatgagcataacagtgggagagcttcggctctggaacgccttgtcgttcaaagtggtggagcactagttgctcaaagtggtgttagtggtgaggacttatgtcctgatgagaatgctttaaccattcgacagtggtgtgggtcacggccctggttttggtaccacatgcatagttgcatttgttgaggagtcttagtggagttgtcatgtcttgcatgagtcttagcggtggtgtcgagttgttgcatgaatcgtcgttgttggttttaattatcatttggttgatgttgttaatgatgatatacttatatattgatgaattattattatgacagggtgatatatttaattgatgagttagatatctattattgatgatattgttgattatgaaatatatacatatattggataattgtagttatcgtcgtcgttggttgaattagtaagtgttactaaagttaaagaagtaagaacattattgttaaatatatgtagttgtttatattattatgatgtgatgattatgtcgtgtcgtttatattattatgagaagatgtttatgatattgattacgatgttatgatgactgtttatggtattgaatatgagattgttatgatgttacatgatgatgattatgaatgttgtgatgatgattatgtgatgttatctatgagttgttaaatgtacttgatgatggttatgttaagttgataagttgtcttttattcatgaattgctaatggaatgtttgatgaataattattattatgaaatgatgatgttacatatagttgctaagttgtcctctattcatgagttgttaataaggtgctaggtggagaatgttaacatgaattaatgatgttgttatgttgtatatgaactatgaatatgatgttgttacgttgtttaggtcattgattatgaagttgtcatgttgtatacgaattatgagtatgatgttatatgattatgattaagatgttaattatgaagttaaatgatgctgttatgatgttgtttatgatatcgagttatgactgttgatgtGATGAGtatatgatatggtttaggagtcgttaaaagaattactattactaattgatgaagtttaagttgttagatgcatttgatgaattatatattattattattgattgtgaatctcaccccttctgcttgaaaatgttgctcttcgtatgagtaacttgcaggtgatcaagagtaggttgctgtgtttttgctgtcgtgagtggctatccctcactgagtcgtttaggtgctctgatacgtaacgggatgggaactttgttgcatgcttttctattccttacgtattgtttataaatttacatgattaagttgttaattggatttttatgagatgttttgatgaggccttcgtgccaagactttttatgttaatgaatttaatccgctgcaaagtttgaattaatatgttgaaggataaaattagttaattaacttaattatgattttatgaagtgtagcattccgtttacatgttgaatactctgattaattaaatgaaatttttaagtcgggaaaacggggtgttacaattggtatcagagcaggttggtccgtccggccaaatagtagagtcgtgttgagccacataGGTTAGAGTGTCAACTTAATGTTGTCTGTTTTGTtgtgattgttgtttgttgtgtttcCTGAtaaatggttatgtttattaagtgattatgtttgattgattaacttaatgtggtttgtatgttttgattgaaggtTCTATCtggctatatatagtttaagggTATTTATGCAATAactgaattcattttcttttgctttgaatttcgaggacgaaattcttttaaggggggtagagttgtaacgccctccttgaattatttgattatttaattatttttattgagttaggatatatttatataatttatgtgattttaaataatattggttgattatgtggtgtgtattattttattatatagtttattttaatattaattagaataatgtgagaattaatattattttggatgttggggagttaattaggaattaatagaattaaggggagtttaatgaaataaaggaggagttatattttgggagttaggaaaagagaaggttagaagcagttttacgtgaaacaagttttgggagagaaaaccaagccaaggggagaacaagagcaagaggggatcgattttgctgtagctttgtttgtgcaattgaattcaggtaagggtgagactatctctcaatgataatggttatataattctgattttgatttagcatagttctagttgaaattgggaattgggggttaggtttttggagtatgattcttgaattgaaaagtgtagaaatcatgacaattgtgttaagaatcgatgttcagattgtagaataaacatatgttgagtttcctatcaaatttggggtttgggtggatgaaaaattgggtttttggctgaaaactggtctgttcccgtagggttgttcgtcgcaactcgccacagcgagtaaacttactcgcctcgcgagctgcacagAGACAGCATcacctgtttcgcgttcttccgtctttttcacatgtttctgttttgaattggtctttggtgtaaacatgaaagttgtagataattttgttagctttccaatggctttaatttgactcgaaaatgatttttggtttatgagatatgatgaaaatactccaaggaggtcttagtgaatttttatgaatttcagcacaactttgtcagaatttgaaatgaaaactgatattgattggtacagaattggtcttagttgtaaacacgaaagttgtaggtatggatgttagctttctaatgccgttggtttgacttcaaaaggatttatagaacttgagctatggtcaaattactgcacgtaggtcacagagaagaattgtttatgattgatgaattaatatatgtatgtatatatttgtgaatacgatattgtcaatgattgatgaaaggttatatgtatatatgatgttttaagatgttaattaccatttgatgttgttatatcttgagattgtTTGTGTACTGCCATGCTGctgtttattattgattaagatgcatctgttggttaatgttgtgggaaatgttggttaatatttgattaaagttaggttttgttaattaatgggttttgagtGTAGGAATTGTTGAATTGgagttagaaatgggttctgagtgcataaaacctttcattgcatatctgtaaactaatttggggagtgaaatgaggaaaaatgggatttttgggaaaaatctgcattctgcccgtacagaagttcatcgctcgcctcgcgagtagcctatgctcgccatagcgagtgaacaacttcatggctcgcctcgtgagtgatacaactcgccatggcgagtagccttgtgaaaatctggatttttaaaatgttgttataagctgtaattTGGGTAGTActatgtacctagatgattataaggatgactggagcaagttttaggtttaaaagatgattagggagcttagaattgaggtttgagtgagaaaaataacatttttcccgagagcaccatatttctgttcgcctcgaactcgccatggcgagtaccttatttcctgagctcgccatagcgagcagatgtgctcgcgaggcgagctgcccagaattttgttggtttgacttctgttgttgatggttgatttatCTTGTTGATTAAGCATGGCTTGTATGTTGGTGTATTTCTCTGGATGTTCTAATTTGGTTGTGattgatgaatggatgctggctggatgtatgcttttatttaattaagttttacatgaatgttgtaaattggagtggtgagtcatatatacatatatgcttaGGTGggattgtatgtagatatactcaagtgggtcagttgcatgagcataacagtgggagagcttcggctctggaacgccttgtcgttcaaagtggtggagcactagttgctcaaagtggtgttagtggtgaggacttatgtcctgatgagaatgctttaaccattcgacagtggtgtgggtcacggccctggttttggtaccacatgcatagttgcatttgttgaggagtcttagtggagttgtcatgtcttgcatgagtcttagcggtggtgtcgagttgttgcatgaatcgtcgttgttggttttaattatcatttggttgatgttgttaatgatgatatacttatatattgatgaattattattatgacagggtgatatatttaattgatgagttagatatctattattgatgatattgttgattatgaaatatatacatatattggataattgtagttatcgtcgtcgttggttgaattagtaagtgttactaaagttaaagaagtaagaacattattgttaaatatatgtagttgtttatattattatgatgtgatgattatgtcgtgtcgtttatattattatgagaagatgtttatgatattgattacgatgttatgatgactgtttatggtattgaatatgagattgttatgatgttacatgatgatgattatgaatgttgtgatgatgattatgtgatgttatctatgagttgttaaatgtacttgatgatggttatgttaagttgataagttgtcttttattcatgaattgctaatggaatgtttgatgaataattattattatgaaatgatgatgttacatatagttgctaagttgtcctctattcatgagttgttaataaggtgctaggtggagaatgttaacatgaattaatgatgttgttatgttgtatatgaactatgaatatgatgttgttacgttgtttaggtcattgattatgaagttgtcatgttgtatacgaattatgagtatgatgttatatgattatgattaagatgttaattatgaagttaaatgatgctgttatgatgttgtttatgatatcgagttatgactgttgatgtGATGAGtatatgatatggtttaggagtcgttaaaagaattactattactaattgatgaagtttaagttgttagatgcatttgatgaattatatattattattattgattgtgaatctcaccccttctgcttgaaaatgttgctcttcgtatgagtaacttgcaggtgatcaagagtaggttgctgtgtttttgctgtcgtgagtggctatccctcactgagtcgtttaggtgctctgatacgtaacgggatgggaactttgttgcatgcttttctattccttacgtattgtttataaatttacatgattaagttgttaattggatttttatgagatgttttgatgaggccttcgtgccaagactttttatgttaatgaatttaatccgctgcaaagtttgaattaatatgttgaaggataaaattagttaattaacttaattatgattttatgaagtgtagcattccgtttacatgttgaatactctgattaattaaatgaaatttttaagtcgggaaaacggggtgttacatttagttgcttggtgagttcttgtgcttggtagatatcgggagctttcttcgatatcggtgtttagaattagtcggctctgatctaggcttcgttgtgtcggtctagattaggttatctTTGGATTTtcttatgtttggagattacccgtttgttgggatttttgagatgcatctatgttgatgtaatttatttattcataacatgtatatttgaatttactctagtttatattccgctgcgactgttgatgtttatatacatgtttattggtttttgaattttgaatgtggtgtagcctctatttcttgaataaatgtattattcgcatgtttaattgctttaatagaaatatggTGTTACATCATGGACTCTCACACGCATCTCCCCAAGCAGTGAAGAACCATGGCCGAGCGTTTTGCAGCATGGTGGTGAGATCATGCGTAGGCACCTTAGCGACAGATGACAGATGTCTGGGAACATCTTGTACATAGAAAAGGTGCCTCTTTACCTGTTCAGGTAAATGACGGTACACCCTCTCCTTCTCGCACATCAGCCATCCCGAGTACGTGACAATAAGCTGAAATGGTGCTCGTCTCTGTGATCACCATAAGTAGAAAACTTGACGTCATCCACCTCTAAGCGATCAAGCAGTAAGCGGTAATGGTGCACATCATTATGCCCTATGCTAGTAAGCCATCTCCCAGCACATGGTCTCTCCGGCGTCCAATCCTTGTTTTTATTCCTTGGGTACAGACCTGGCAAATGCTCCAAAATTCATCCGtgcaacaaataaataaaatacattacaagaataatggttctcactaaacactaagaataattctcaccaaaattactaattttaccCCTCTGgcacgaaaacccatgaaaatgcacccgatgataattaatcacacacaagcacataaaaatacataataaaataatcaaaaataaatctaacgaaaatCAGGCTGTTACACCAGACCCCTCCATAGGCTCCCAAAACCACCTCAAACCCGCCTCCGGCTTACCAAGCTCTTTCATCTTTTTCCCTGCATTTATACACTTGTAACCTGTCTGATCATGCCACAtatgaaattcaaattaattaagacATTGTCactaatttatataattaaaacacttacgctacattcttttaaataattaaaacacttacgctgcataatattatataattaaaacactaacgctacatttttttaaataattataacacTTACGCTATATTCTTTTAactaattaaaacacttacgctacataatattatataattaaaacacttatcctacataatattatataattaaaacactaacgctacattcttttaaataattaaaacagttacactacataatattatataattaaaacacttacgctacattcttttaaataattaaaacacttacgctacataatattatataattaaaacacttacacgcattcttttaaataattaaaacatttacgctttattattttaaatatttataacatttacgatacattattttaaataatcactttaaagcatttaaagaattttaaataatttaagcaCATACATTATGATGGTTCACCCAAAGAGGGTTCGCCACGTGCCTCACGTGTCTCAGGTCCTCCAGGAAAGGGAGGCCCTCCAACAGGATACGGCGGTATCACGGACCACGACGACGTCGTGGCTGAGTCTGAGGCAATTTAGTATTTTACTGTCGTGACGTTgagcggttgttaactgccgctgagggcattttaatattttacttgTGTTAATAGGAagtttttttatgtcaaaaaaacaattttcttaccgtaattcaattaattaaaattgtggCGTACCCTTAAGATGAGTCAAACACCCtaagttcataaaaaaaatcataggaAATCCACAATAAAAAGCATGAGTTACTATTAGGATGAGAACTTCAACTCGTACTTtaagaatatattatatataattatgatgATCCTAACTCTGTTAAAGCAGTTGCTGACATTGTTGCAAATGTTTAACAAGAAGTTCAACATGCTGATGCAAAAAATGAGGGAGAACATATACAACCTAAAATTCAAGATGTTAAAATAGTTGGAAGTTATATGGAGTTAATTACGGTAGTTAGAATTAGTTAGTTGGTTATAGTTAGTTAACTACTATAGTTAGATGGTTATGGTTGGTTAACCATTCTAGTTAGTATCATAGAGAACTATAAATAAATCACTTCATTGCATCTCATCTTATCTTTTTTCAATCTATATTCATTCAATATGAATTTCTATGAGTATTCTTCCCATGAATACACATAATCTGGAATCTTCAACttcacaaaattcacaaaattcaATTCTTTTTGTGGAGTGAATTCAGTTCGATCATCACTGTTTTCCTCGCTTGTGTTTGTGGCGGCGATTTGTCTCAGTGTTCCTGTGATGATGCAAACACAGTGTCATCTTAATTTCAAATCATCAATCTTTGTTTTTGATCCCAAAGCATTCACTTGGTCTTCCTTCGTCGCAACACCAGAGTCAAACACTAGAAACAacgaaattgaaaagaaaaattggaaTCATAATCAATTGAGAATCAAAGGAAAAACGCGTTCTTTTAAAAAGCGATTTTGGATGAATTCGCTTTTGTTCGTCATGATACGTATCATTGCAATTTTCCAGAGTTTCGTAGTTTGGCAGCGAATACGCTTTTGGTTGAAACTGGTTTCAATCGTCCGTTTCAAAGAATCACAAAGTGTGTTAGGGAACGCAATTCATGGTCCAAATTTTCCATTGGAGTCACGTTTTGGCAAAAGCCATTTTGGTTGAAGAAAGTGCATTCCAGAAGCGTGTTTTGGATATGTTCTTTTGATTCAGATATGCCTTTTTCATGTTTGCAAAAAACACATTTGAGAAAAGCTCCTGGAATTGTTTTATTGTTCTTGGTGTTGGGAGAAGCGTGTTTCTTTACGCACAACTCATCTCAACTTCTCAATTGGGTCTGGGCTTCATCAAAACTTTGTTGGGCCTCAATATGGGCATTCTATGTTTTCCTATCATTTTTTGTCATTTGCTAGTTTTATCCCCGATTTTACTTAGTTACTTAAATATTAACTTTCATTGTATTCGAAACTCAAATAGTGGATTTCCCCATTTTGAGTTTGAGGTAGATTGTTAAAATAGTAGAAAGTTATGTGGAGTTAGTTTAGATAGTTAGAGTTAGTTAGATGCTTATAGTTAGTTAACTACTATAGTTAAATGATTATGGTTTGTTAATCGTTCTAGTTAGTATTATAGAGGACTATAAATATGTCACTTCATTGTATcccattttatcttttttcaatctATATTCATTCAATATGAATTTTAATGAGTATTCTTCTCATAAATACACATATGCTCTCTATCTTGCATATATGATCTTTCTCCCTTTGACTCCATTATTCTCAACACAAGAGGATGAGAGTATATATGCGGAGGAAAATACTTTTAGTTGATGAGAAAAATGCTTGGGGTAGGAAATGAAAATATGTGGCTGGAAAATACAAATCAAGGCTGGAATCCATGGCTAAACACTTCTCATTTTaagtgaagaagaaaatgcgTGGAATTGGGTTGAACTGGGAATACTTAATTACCTGGGAATTCTTAAGTTTGTGACGCAAGAAATGCGTgacaaaataaagataaaagaaaatgaaaatgtatagTATAGTATAGAAAGCAAgaaatatagataaaaaaaatagcatcacTTATAATCGAAATGAATTAGATACATCGTCAAGATGTTTATCTATTGGTGCGGCAGTTGTGTTACTAATAggcaagttttcatttttttaagagagaatGCAAGTCTTCATGCAACGAAAATAAACTCTTTTGCATGAGTTTCATGctacaatttataaaaaataaaataaaaatatagctTCTACAATGCATGAATAATATCAGCTTTGAAGTATTTTTAGAAGTTTCTTCTTGtactttgaattttaatttccGAATAACTTATAGTCATTGTCAGAAAGACTTCTTTGATCCACAATGGCATgacaattttataaaagttaCACTGTTTGAAATTTCAAGTGAATCTGGTCGTActtgtttcaaatttcaatgttaTTACTCGAAAAATAATCTTCGAGCTCTAGTATTTAAAGTAGAATCATTCTTTTAATATTGGTCTTTGaggaaaattaaattaacttaCTCAAAATCGTTTACTCTAGTGTtacatgtaacatttttttatatcagcttagtaaaaagaaaaccatgcaaatcaatcatttttaaaaagcaTTTTCTTAATTGAGAATGTTTAAAAGTAcatttaagacaaaaaaatttcaaatgaacATTTTATATCTTACAGCaacaaaacatcacaaaaaccAGAAACTCTTGTAACAAACACACTaacaacaaaatgaaaatacaaCACATAAATTGTTCTAAAGCAAGCTACACAACACATACCCATTTTACTTGTTTTATTGAATGGTTTCAAACGTATTAAACCACAAAAGTGCCTCGTCTTTTATCATATGTTGACAAATAAAATATCCACACACACTTTGTACCAAACAAAAAGACTTCcacattaacatatcaaaatcagtTCAACTAGAATAAAACcatgaaattaattattttacaatAGCTATATTATAGGATATTACAAATTTCAAATGAACATTTTACATCATAGTACAACAGCATGACAAAAAATAGAAACTCAtacaacaaaatgaaaatacaacacactgaaattaatttctttatatAGGAAGCGACCTAACTACAGGTAACTCGGAAATACCACTCTCAGTTTTACCCTCAAAAACTTTCTTGATCCTTTCTGGaatccattgatagagttcattTTTACTCTTATAGCACATCAAAGCAAAGATAAAGATCCAAAAACCCAAATAAATCCATGCAATTGTCGGCGAAATAACCATTAAAGCTAAAATTGAAACAACACTTCCAAGTAAAAGAATGATCATCTTGGAAGGAAGGAAGCTCTTGATGTGAAGATGTAGCATTGTGACAAGCACCAAAGCCAGGTAGTAAAGAGAAACCATGAAAACTAAAGCCATCATAATTGAATTGATATCAGCTTGAGACTTTCCCTTACTTGTGTTCATTTTCGCAAACCCGATGATTGCAAACAATAGCTCGAAAAATTGGCCAAATAATTTTCCCACTTCTTTCAATCTAGAAATGGTTGAATGAATTCAAGAAAATAGTAAATGTTAGGAATATTATACTAGTATTGAACTTcaattgactaaaaaaaaatcttgaatgGAAAAACAGGGTTCTACTAAAAAAAAGGGGAAACAGAGTAAGTTAATGTTtgagtagtgattgaaaattgaagttATTTACCTTGTTGAAGCTGATgaagttgaagttgaagttgcatttgCAATTGTAGCTTCTAATTCAGCCATTGTTCGTTAAACTCTTTTGATGAGTACAACACATTCTTCAATATTGCTTTTCTTATAGAAGAGTTGAGTTTTGGAATAGAAGAAAAGACATGGAAAAAGAGGCTTGACACACTTTGGAAAGATAGTGAAAGTGACCCATTAAACGTTTAATACGAATCGTTTTATACGATAGTATTCGATTGAACTTtcattcgttttttttttttttttggactcaATATTGgtctttaatattttatatgtttgacATTTTTTCAACCTGTGGATCTTAGGCTCATgacatttcattaataattcaACGACCAATATATGGAGAAGAATGATGAGCAACTAATGaaaatctatgaagcacaaataCATTTACGAAAACTGACACACCAACcctgataataatttaaaaaaatcatataaataaatgtaattaTATATGTCGGTGTAAGACACCTGTACGTATCCGATAAGGGAACATGTCTAATCCAACGACATCTCTGGACCGGCCGGTAGGATTGCTAATGAgaaatttaaagtttaaacacTATTCCAACCTTAAAAGTCTTTGTTGGCTTAATGAGTAGGATTTTCCTATCACCTATACAAGTTTCGATGTTTTTACAAAATGCTACATTGAGAAACAAACATTGACGACTTGCTATCGTAGATAATGACATCCATTTTGAGAGATGCATACacgaataaatttaaaaaacataaataattaagggttCTGAGACCCATTTATTGGTGGAATCCACTATCTACTTTTTATGTATCTATATATCTCTTTAAATGACGATCtccatttattttaacaaatggAGAAGATCTTTACATCTTGATTTTTTCAactattataataaataaatttcttcaTTCAACTAGAAAGGGTCTCCCAGATCcagaagtcctaactcaactgacaaaatgcaaaaattgttaggccggatgccatgaccggggttcgaaccccggtacatccacttgtgtgtgt containing:
- the LOC120576829 gene encoding uncharacterized protein, whose translation is MAELEATIANATSTSTSSASTRLKEVGKLFGQFFELLFAIIGFAKMNTSKGKSQADINSIMMALVFMVSLYYLALVLVTMLHLHIKSFLPSKMIILLLGSVVSILALMVISPTIAWIYLGFWIFIFALMCYKSKNELYQWIPERIKKVFEGKTESGISELPVVRSLPI